The Streptomyces cathayae DNA segment GGGTTGTCTGCTCCTTCCCCGCCCGGTGCTACCGGGCGGATTCGCCACCGCGGCGCACGACAAGCGCCGCGTTGGAGCCCATCAGTCCCCTGCTGAGAACGAGGGCCGTGCGCAGCTCGGCGGGCCGAGCACGCGACATCACCAGGTCGAGGTCGTGGCAGATGTCGGACACGTTGGGTGTGGGGGGCACCTGGCCGTGTTCCATGGCGAGCACCGCGGCCACCGTGTCCAGCACGGGCGCCGCGCAGTGGGCCCGGCCGAAACCGGTCTTGGGCGCCGTGACGGGCACCCGTGTGCCGTGCGCGCCGAGCGCGTCGGCGATCGCCAGCGCCTCGGCGCGGTCCGCCTCCCACACGCCCATGGCGTCGGCGAACACCACGTCGATCTCCTCCGGGGCCGCGCCCGCCTCGTCGAGGGCGCCGCGGATCGCGCGGGCCAGCCCCTCCCGGGACTCCTCCCAGCGGGACGCACCGGTGAAGGTGGCGGCATGGCCGGCCAGGGTGGCCCGCACCGGCGCCCCGCGCCCGCGGGCGCGCTCCTCGTCCTCGACGACGAGCAGGGCGCCGCCCTCGGCGGGCACGAACCCGCAGGCGTTCGAGGTGAACGGACGGTAGGCCAGGTCCGGGTCCTCGACGGTGCTGAGCTCGGGGTAGCCGAGCTGGCAGACCATCGAGTAGGGGGCGAGGGGTGCCTCCGCGGCGCCGACGATCATCGTGTCGGTGCCGCGCCGGACCGCCCCGGCGGCGTGCGCGAGGGAGTCGAGCCCGCCGGCCTCGTCGCTCGCCACCACCCCGCACGGGCCCTTGAAGCCGCCGCGGATGGAGATCTGGCCGGTGCTCGCGGCGTAGAACCAGGCGATGGACTGGTACGGACCGACGAACCGCGGGCCCTGCCCCCAGAGTTTCTGCAGCTCCCGCTGCCCGAACTCGCCGCCGCCGGAACCGGCCGCGGTGACCACGCCGATGGAGAACGGCTCCGCGGGATCCCCGCTGCCGAGCCCGGCGTCGTCGAGGGCGAGGGCGGCCGCCGCCATCGCGAAGTGGCTGAACCGGTCGGTCTGGACCAGGAAACGGTCCTCGATGAGGTCCGTCGCGTCGAAGGTCCGGACCTCGCCCGCCACCCGCAGCGGCAGATGCCCGCAGCCCTCGCGGGTGATCCGGTCCAGCACGCTGATGCCTTCGCTGACGGACTTCCAGTAGGCGTCGGGCCGCAGTCCGCCCGGCGCGACCACACCGATGCCGGTGACGGCCGCGCGGCGGGGGCGCTGAGTGCGCTGAGTCCGCTGAGTACTCATCGGGTCCTCCCACCCGGCCCGGTCAGCAGCACCGCGGACTGGAAACCGCCGAATCCGCTGCCGACGGAGAGCACGTTCCTCAGCCTCCGTGGACGGGCGGTGCGCGGCACGTAGTCCAGGTCGCACTCGGGGTCGGGGGTCTCGTAGTTCGCCGTCGGCGGTACGACCTGGTGCTTCAGGGCGAGTACACAGGCGACCACCTCGATCGCGCCGATCGCGCCGAGCGAGTGCCCCACCA contains these protein-coding regions:
- a CDS encoding ketosynthase chain-length factor gives rise to the protein MSTQRTQRTQRPRRAAVTGIGVVAPGGLRPDAYWKSVSEGISVLDRITREGCGHLPLRVAGEVRTFDATDLIEDRFLVQTDRFSHFAMAAAALALDDAGLGSGDPAEPFSIGVVTAAGSGGGEFGQRELQKLWGQGPRFVGPYQSIAWFYAASTGQISIRGGFKGPCGVVASDEAGGLDSLAHAAGAVRRGTDTMIVGAAEAPLAPYSMVCQLGYPELSTVEDPDLAYRPFTSNACGFVPAEGGALLVVEDEERARGRGAPVRATLAGHAATFTGASRWEESREGLARAIRGALDEAGAAPEEIDVVFADAMGVWEADRAEALAIADALGAHGTRVPVTAPKTGFGRAHCAAPVLDTVAAVLAMEHGQVPPTPNVSDICHDLDLVMSRARPAELRTALVLSRGLMGSNAALVVRRGGESAR